The DNA region GAAAGCGGATGAAAGCTTGTGTGATATCAGGGCGATCTGCACTCAAATGCAGATCGCCGATAAAAAGTGTGTGCATCCGCGCTTATTCGCTGATGGTCACTTTTTCAATAACAACGGCTTCCAATGGCACGTCTTGATGCATGCCACGATTGCCGGTGCTAACGTCCTTGATTTTGTTGACGACATCCATGCCTTCAACCACTTCACCAAAAACGCAATAACCCCAACCTTGCGTTGATTCACTTTTGAAATCCAGGAAAGTGTTGTCATTAACATTGATGAAGAACTGCGCAGTGGCAGAATGAGGATCAGATGTACGCGCCATCGCAATAGTGCCAGCCTTGTTAGACAGTCCGTTATTGGCTTCGTTTTTGATTGGGGCGTTTGTCGGTTTTTGTTGCATGTCGGCAGTGAAACCACCGCCCTGGATCATGAAGCCATCAATCACGCGGTGAAAAATGGTGCCATCAAAAAAACCTTCGCTGGCGTATTGGGCAAAGTTAGCAGCGGTTTGTGGGGCTTTTTCTTCATTCAGGGCCAGTTTGATATCGCCATGATTAGTGTGCAGTGTGATCATAATTTTACCTTTGAACAATTTTCGTGGGCGGATTCTAACTTATCCGGGAATGGCGTTAAAGGGCGGTATTCAACTGCCAGTGCCAATGTTAAACTCTTGGGCCAGTTTACCCTTTTCGTTATTTTTGTTTAAGAGAACGTCAATGTTGAAGATCTACAACAGCCTGAGTCACCAGAAAGAGGAATTTAAACCCATTGTCCCTGGCAAAGTGGGCATGTATGTGTGTGGCGTGACCATTTACGACCTGTGTCATATTGGCCATGGCCGGACTTTTGTCTCTTTCGACATGATAGTGCGCTATCTGCGTTATGCAGGCTATGACGTTAATTTTTTACGTAATATCACCGATGTTGATGACAAAATCATCAAACGTGCTAATGAAAATGGTGAAAGTTGTGAGTCACTCACCGAGCGGCTGATTGCCGACATGCACGCCGATTTTGATGCGCTCAACATGTTACGCCCCGATATGGAGCCGCGTGCCACGCTGCACATCGCTGATATTATCGACATGGTGCAACAGTTGATTGACCGCGACCATGCCTATGTGGCCGCCGATGGCGATGTGCTGTTCAGTGTCGAATCCTTCCCTGAATATGGCCGTTTGTCTGGTCAGGACTTGGATCAGTTACAGGCCGGCGCTCGTGTTGAAGTCGACGAAAACAAACGCAACCCGATGGATTTTGTGCTGTGGAAAATGTCCAAACCGGGCGAACCAACTTGGGATTCGCCATGGGGCGCTGGCCGTCCTGGCTGGCATATCGAATGTTCGGCAATGAACAGCAAGCACTTGGGCACACATTTTGATATTCATGGCGGTGGTTCCGACTTGATGTTTCCTCATCACGAAAATGAAATTGCCCAGTCCTGCTGTGCCCATGACACCAAGTATGTTAATTACTGGATGCACACCGGCATGGTGATGGTGGACAAAGAGAAGATGTCCAAATCGCTGGGTAACTTTTTTACCATTCGCGATGTGCTGGCACATTATGATGCCGAAACCGTGCGCTACTTTTTGTTATCCGGCCACTACCGCAGCCAGCTCAACTACTCTGAGGACAACCTTAAGCAAGCGCGTGCGGCATTAGAACGTATGTATACGGCTTTGAAAGATTTAGATCTTAGCGTTGCACCAGCTGCCGCCACTGAATACGTCGAACGTTTCAAGGCCGCGATGGATGACGATTTTAATACGCCAGAAGCTTACTCTGTCCTGTTTGATATGGTGCGTGAGATCAATCGCCTGAAAGCTAATGATCTGGCGGCCGCCGCAGCCTTGGCAGTGGCAATGAAGCAACTGGCGGAAGTACTCGGTATTCTTTGTTCTTCTCCAGAAGCTTTTTGCAAGGGCAGGGTAGTGATGAAGAAGTTGCCGAAATTGAAGCACTGATCGCTGAGCGTAATCGTGCTCGTAAAGAGAAAGATTGGCCAGCAGCCGATAAAGCGCGAGATCGACTCAATGAGCTGGGGGTTATTCTCGAAGATGGTGCCAGTGGCACCACTTGGCGCAAGAAGTAATTTCTTTTCTAAACGCATAAAGCCAGCATCTGCTGGCTTTATGTTACCTCAATGTCGCGATGACTAATCAGTCGTGATAGCGCTCTGCGGCATATAAAGTATTTTCCAGTAAGCTGGCAATTGTCATGGGGCCGACACCTCCTGGAACTGGCGTAATAAATGAAGCGCGCTCAGCGGCAATTGCAAATTGTACATCACCCACCAGATGACCATCTTCTAGGCGATTAATCCCCACATCAATCACAATGGCGCCGGGCTTAACCCAGTCACCAGGTATAAAGCCGGGTTTACCAACAGCCACGACCAATAGATCGGCGCGGCTGACTTTCTCCTGCAAATCGTGAGTAAAGCGGTGGCAGGTGGTGGTGGTGCAACCGGCCAATAACAGCTCAAGCGTCATAGGTCGACCAACAATGTTGGAGGCGCCAACGACCACAGCATCCAACCCATGCAGATCCACCCCGGTAGATTTAATAAGCGTCATTATCCCCATCGGGGTGCAGGCGCGTAGTTGCGGAATACGTTGGGCTAAGCGGCCGACATTATAAGGGTGAAAACCATCGACATCTTTATCTGGGCGGATACGCTCGATGACCTTGGCATCTTCAATCTGCTCTGGCAGCGGCAGTTGCACTAAGATGCCATCAATGGCTTTGTCATTATTTAGCGTTTCAATCAGCGCGAGTAATTCAGCTTCAGACGTCGATTCTGGCATGTCATAAGAGCGGGACACAAAACCGACTTCTTCACAGGCTTTACGTTTATTGCCAACGTACACCTGTGAGGCCGGATCGTTACCTACCAGAATTACCGCTAAACCTGGCAAACGCTTACCTGCGGCGCGGCGATCGGCCACTTTTTGTTTCAGCTCTTTCCTTATGGATTGTGCTATCGCTTTGCCATCAATTAATTGGGCAGTCATGGGTGTAGGGTATCCTTTTATATGGCGCGATGTGGAATTTAAGCGGCATTATTTTAACAGTGAGGTCGCACAGTGTCATGGTTAAACGCGACCGTGAACACAGAATTTCATTTATACAGCACTAAAAAACAGCAGGCGGCTGACACGGCCAAAAAAATGATTGACGCTCTTAGGGTGAGTCGCTAAGATGCGCTCCGTTCTTGAGTACACGCTGAATGAGGGCTAATTAAATCCACTTGTTCGCTGTGTAATTTAATAAGAACTTTCTCGGTGATTAGCGCAGTCCGGTAGCGCATCTGGTTTGGGACCAGAGGGTCAGAGGTTCGAATCCTCTATCACCGACCAAATTTTAGATAGCGTAAACTACGTTGTCTGGCCTGGTTAGGATGCAGGCAATGGCCTGCATACCCTGCGCCCGTAGCTCAGTTGGATAGAGCATCCGCCTTCTAAGCGGATGGTCGCAGGTTCGAATCCTGCCGGGCGTACCACTTTCAGTGGTGACTGTAGCTCAGTTGGTAGAGTCCCGGATTGTGATTCCGGTTGTCGTGGGTTCGAGCCCCATCAGTCACCCCATTATTGATTTTAAAAAAGCGACCTTAGGTCGCTTTTTTATGACTTTTCCGGGCCAATGTGGCTCGACTCAGTAGATAACCATCGATATAATGCTGCGTCTTGATAACTATGAACATTGTGCGACCGGAGCCGCAATTCAGTTGTGATAGGCATTCCAGTCAAATACAAGATCAAGAGACGAATACCTGAATAGTTGAATGAGTTCGGCTATTAAAAGGACGTTAGACACATTTCGAGGTAAAACAATGCAAGTTTCTGTTGAAACAACCCAAGGCCTGAGCGTCGCCTGACCATTTCTGTTCCTGCCGAGCAGATCGAGAAACTGGTTAAAGACAGTCTGCAACGTGAAGCCAAGCGCGCCCGTATCCCCGGTTTCCGCCCAGGTAAAGTCCCTGCAAGTGTGATTGAAAAACGTTATGGCAAGGCCATTCGCCAGGACATCACCGGTGAAGTGATGCAACGTAATTTTGTTGAAGCCATCATCGCTGAGAAGCTGAATCCCGCTGGCGCACCAACACTGGTGCCTGGTGCTAATAATGCAGAGAATTTTGAATTTACTGCCACTTTTGAAGTGTATCCAGACGTTGAACTGAAAGGTCTGGATATCATCGAAGTGGAACAGCCTGTGGCCGAAGTGCTGGACGCAGACGTTGACAACATGATTGAAACCCTGCGCAAGCAGAATGCAACTTATGCTGCGGTAGAACGTGCAGCCGAAGACGGCGACAAAGTGGTTATCAATTTCGTTGGTAGCATCGACGGTGAAGAATTTGAAGGCGGTAAAGCCGAAGATTTCGAATTGCAGCTCGGTAGTGGCCGCATGATCCCTGGCTTTGAAGAAGGCATTAAAGGTCACAAAGCTGGTGAAGAGTTCGACATCGAGGTGAATTTCCCTGAAGAATACCACGCTGAAAACCTCAAGGGTAAAGCGGCTAAATTTGGCATCACCCTGAAAGCAGTGAATGGTGCTGAACTGCCAGAAATCAATGACGAATTTGCTAGCCGTTTTGGTATCGCTGAAGGTGGTGTTGACGCCCTGAAAGCGGAAATCCGTAAGAATATGGAACGTGAACTGCAACAGGCACTGAAAGGCAACGTTAAGGAACAAGTGCTTAATGGCTTGTTAGCGGGTAACGAAGTTGAATTACCTAAAGCCTTAGTTGCGGGTGAAGTTGATGCACTGCGTCGTCAGGCGCTGCAACGTTTTGGCGGTAACAATGCACAGATGCCAGAATTACCAGCCGAGCTGTTCACTGAACAAGCTGAACGCCGGGTAAAAATTGGGCTGTTGCTGGGTGAAG from Shewanella dokdonensis includes:
- the folD gene encoding bifunctional methylenetetrahydrofolate dehydrogenase/methenyltetrahydrofolate cyclohydrolase FolD produces the protein MTAQLIDGKAIAQSIRKELKQKVADRRAAGKRLPGLAVILVGNDPASQVYVGNKRKACEEVGFVSRSYDMPESTSEAELLALIETLNNDKAIDGILVQLPLPEQIEDAKVIERIRPDKDVDGFHPYNVGRLAQRIPQLRACTPMGIMTLIKSTGVDLHGLDAVVVGASNIVGRPMTLELLLAGCTTTTCHRFTHDLQEKVSRADLLVVAVGKPGFIPGDWVKPGAIVIDVGINRLEDGHLVGDVQFAIAAERASFITPVPGGVGPMTIASLLENTLYAAERYHD
- a CDS encoding peptidylprolyl isomerase translates to MITLHTNHGDIKLALNEEKAPQTAANFAQYASEGFFDGTIFHRVIDGFMIQGGGFTADMQQKPTNAPIKNEANNGLSNKAGTIAMARTSDPHSATAQFFINVNDNTFLDFKSESTQGWGYCVFGEVVEGMDVVNKIKDVSTGNRGMHQDVPLEAVVIEKVTISE